One part of the Anaerolineales bacterium genome encodes these proteins:
- a CDS encoding ATP-binding cassette domain-containing protein codes for MNVIETHQLTRQFGAFMAVNGVSLALQEGEIFGLLGPNGAGKTTMIKMLTTLLPPSGGSASVAGYDIVTQSALVRRSTGYVPQLLSADGNMTGYENLLIFAKIFDLPTNVREERIQRLLEMMGLQEAAGRMVKTYSGGMIRKLEIAQSVIHRPRVLFLDEPTVGLDPIARASVWEHIKRLRDEFNTTILLTTHYMDEADGLCQRIAIMHQGQLAAIGSPEELKASVNGGANLNDVFSHYAGAALEAPGSYLETSRTRINANRVR; via the coding sequence ATGAATGTGATTGAAACTCACCAGCTTACGCGCCAGTTCGGCGCCTTTATGGCCGTGAACGGCGTCTCGTTAGCCCTGCAAGAAGGCGAGATCTTTGGCCTGCTGGGGCCGAACGGCGCCGGCAAAACCACGATGATCAAGATGCTCACTACGCTGCTGCCGCCCAGCGGCGGCAGCGCCAGCGTGGCGGGCTACGACATCGTGACCCAATCGGCCCTGGTGCGCCGCTCGACCGGCTATGTGCCGCAGCTGCTCTCAGCTGACGGCAACATGACCGGCTACGAGAACCTGCTCATCTTCGCCAAGATCTTTGACCTGCCCACGAATGTGCGCGAAGAGCGCATCCAGCGCCTGCTGGAGATGATGGGCCTGCAAGAGGCGGCCGGGCGCATGGTCAAGACCTACTCCGGCGGGATGATCCGCAAGCTGGAGATCGCCCAGTCGGTCATTCACCGGCCGCGGGTCCTGTTCCTGGATGAGCCTACGGTGGGCCTGGACCCGATCGCGCGTGCTTCGGTGTGGGAGCACATCAAACGCCTGAGGGATGAGTTCAACACCACGATCCTGCTGACCACTCATTACATGGACGAGGCGGACGGCCTGTGCCAGCGCATCGCCATCATGCATCAGGGGCAGCTGGCTGCGATCGGCTCGCCGGAGGAGCTCAAGGCTTCGGTGAACGGCGGCGCGAACCTGAACGATGTATTCAGCCATTACGCCGGAGCGGCTTTGGAGGCGCCCGGCTCCTATCTCGAAACATCACGCACGCGCATCAATGCCAACCGAGTCCGCTAA
- the fmt gene encoding methionyl-tRNA formyltransferase: MQNPPLRIVFMGSPEFALPSLQALAAWPTAQLVGVVTQPDRPAGRGRQLTPPPVKTLAQKLNIPVIQPERLREKAAMQQLQAWAPDLIVVAAYGQILRPAVLDLPPHGCVNVHASLLPRWRGASPIVAAILHGDAEAGVTIMRMDPGMDTGPMLSRRSIPIQPDDTAASLSDKLSVLGADLLVETLPGYLDGSLQPKPQPEEGVTLAPLLEKSAGLLDFNEPAALLARKVRAYNPWPVASLPWKGGPLRVLRAEAASGNGAAGRRMIVNGLPAIVTSQGTLVLEQVQPAGKRPMTGREFLQGARDWASA, from the coding sequence ATGCAAAACCCCCCGCTCCGCATCGTATTCATGGGCTCGCCGGAGTTTGCCCTGCCCAGCTTGCAAGCCCTGGCGGCCTGGCCCACTGCCCAACTGGTCGGCGTCGTGACCCAGCCTGATCGTCCGGCCGGCCGCGGCCGCCAGCTGACCCCGCCGCCGGTCAAGACCCTGGCCCAGAAGCTCAATATCCCCGTCATCCAACCCGAACGCCTGCGCGAAAAGGCCGCCATGCAGCAGTTGCAGGCCTGGGCGCCTGATCTCATTGTGGTGGCTGCCTATGGCCAGATCCTGCGCCCGGCTGTGCTGGATCTGCCGCCGCACGGCTGCGTCAACGTGCACGCCTCGCTCCTGCCGCGCTGGCGTGGCGCTTCACCCATCGTGGCCGCCATCCTGCATGGTGACGCCGAAGCCGGCGTCACCATCATGCGCATGGACCCAGGCATGGATACCGGCCCCATGCTCAGCCGGCGCAGCATCCCCATCCAGCCGGATGACACCGCCGCCAGCCTGAGCGACAAGCTCAGTGTGCTGGGCGCCGACCTGCTGGTGGAAACGCTGCCAGGCTACCTTGATGGCAGCCTGCAGCCCAAGCCCCAGCCAGAAGAGGGCGTGACCCTGGCCCCTCTGCTGGAGAAGAGCGCCGGCCTGCTTGATTTCAATGAACCAGCCGCGTTGCTTGCACGCAAGGTGCGCGCCTACAACCCCTGGCCTGTCGCCAGCCTGCCCTGGAAGGGCGGCCCGTTGCGCGTGTTGCGCGCGGAAGCTGCATCGGGCAACGGCGCGGCTGGCCGCCGTATGATTGTGAATGGCCTGCCTGCAATCGTGACCTCGCAGGGGACGTTGGTGTTAGAGCAAGTGCAGCCCGCCGGCAAAAGGCCCATGACCGGGCGGGAATTTCTGCAAGGCGCACGCGATTGGGCTTCTGCCTAG
- a CDS encoding ABC transporter permease → MTHTDIVTPPAAWLRPFTAVAFFIRKTLNIAEMEMRKLRHEPLDLLTRAAQPVLWILIFGQVLAGVRAIPTGEFGYIEFMAPGILAQSMLFISIFYGISIIWERDLGIIHKFLAGPAPRASLVLGKGLSAGVRGISQTFIIYPLAYIMGVKLDFNIFALLGTLFTVLMGAVLFSTFSLLVAIKVKTRERFMGIGQFMTMPLFFASNAIYPIEIMPGWLQAISRFNPLTYVVDALRTFMLDGGQSHFGLGTDFAVLILVAALFVWWAGRAYPSFVN, encoded by the coding sequence ATGACCCACACAGACATTGTCACTCCCCCGGCCGCCTGGCTACGGCCTTTCACTGCGGTAGCTTTTTTCATCCGCAAGACGCTCAACATCGCTGAAATGGAGATGCGCAAACTACGCCACGAGCCGCTGGACCTGCTGACGCGGGCTGCTCAGCCGGTGCTATGGATTCTTATCTTCGGCCAGGTGCTGGCTGGCGTGCGCGCCATCCCCACCGGTGAGTTTGGCTATATCGAGTTCATGGCGCCGGGCATCCTGGCGCAGAGCATGCTGTTCATCTCGATCTTCTACGGTATCTCGATCATCTGGGAGCGCGACCTGGGCATCATTCACAAGTTCCTGGCAGGGCCGGCGCCGCGTGCTTCGCTGGTGCTGGGCAAGGGGCTCTCGGCCGGGGTGCGCGGTATTTCGCAAACCTTCATTATTTATCCGCTGGCGTACATCATGGGCGTCAAGCTGGATTTCAACATCTTCGCTCTGCTGGGCACGCTGTTCACGGTGCTGATGGGCGCGGTGCTGTTCTCGACCTTCTCACTGCTGGTAGCGATCAAGGTGAAGACGCGCGAGCGTTTCATGGGCATTGGCCAATTCATGACCATGCCGCTGTTCTTTGCCAGTAATGCGATCTACCCGATCGAGATCATGCCGGGCTGGTTGCAGGCGATCTCGCGCTTCAACCCGCTAACGTATGTGGTGGATGCTTTGCGCACATTCATGCTGGATGGCGGCCAAAGCCATTTTGGCCTGGGAACCGATTTTGCAGTACTGATCCTGGTAGCCGCGCTGTTTGTGTGGTGGGCAGGGCGTGCGTATCCGAGTTTTGTGAATTGA
- a CDS encoding NAD(P)H-binding protein gives MVGRSLCRLLVSEGWQVSGTTRSAHKAELLKGLGVLPVIVDVYDEAALREHMLHAAPEIVVHQLTDLSGLTDPQQISTVLAQNARLREEGTRSLVAAAAAAGARRMVAQSIAFAYAPGPRPYKEDAALAVDDAQRGQTARAVASLEQQVLGGPFESLVLRYGKFYGAGSGADQAPAGGAVHVHAAADAARRALTHGAAGIYNIAEQDGTVSSAKLSPNWAGTLPFVWRPNDPHRHCHSPGRLATAFHCGSFFHPQDAQHR, from the coding sequence GTGGTGGGCCGCAGCCTGTGCCGCCTGCTGGTCAGTGAGGGCTGGCAAGTGAGCGGAACCACGCGGTCAGCCCATAAAGCCGAGCTGCTGAAGGGCTTGGGCGTGCTGCCAGTGATCGTGGATGTATACGACGAGGCCGCGTTGCGGGAGCATATGCTGCACGCGGCGCCTGAAATAGTTGTGCACCAACTCACTGACCTGAGCGGCCTCACTGACCCGCAGCAAATCAGCACCGTGCTAGCGCAAAATGCGCGCCTGCGCGAAGAGGGGACTCGCAGCCTGGTGGCGGCGGCCGCCGCTGCAGGCGCCCGGCGCATGGTGGCGCAAAGCATCGCTTTCGCTTACGCACCCGGCCCGCGACCTTACAAGGAAGATGCCGCGCTAGCGGTAGACGACGCCCAGCGCGGCCAGACGGCCCGGGCCGTGGCCAGCCTAGAGCAGCAAGTACTGGGCGGCCCGTTTGAGAGCTTGGTGCTGCGCTACGGCAAATTCTACGGCGCGGGCAGCGGAGCAGACCAGGCACCGGCGGGCGGCGCGGTGCATGTGCACGCCGCCGCAGACGCAGCCAGGCGAGCGCTCACCCACGGCGCCGCCGGCATCTACAACATTGCAGAGCAAGACGGCACAGTATCCAGCGCTAAGCTATCGCCGAACTGGGCTGGAACCCTGCCTTTCGTATGGAGACCGAATGACCCACACAGACATTGTCACTCCCCCGGCCGCCTGGCTACGGCCTTTCACTGCGGTAGCTTTTTTCATCCGCAAGACGCTCAACATCGCTGA
- a CDS encoding SPFH domain-containing protein, giving the protein MDFFSTIGTYAFWLVVLLILVPSTIFTVQQQTAVIVQRFGKFTRIYRAGLNFKIPLIEQIAGRVNLRLQQLDVEIETKTKDNVFVRMTVSVQYLIREDKVFDAFYRLQDPHTQIRSFVFDVVRANVPKMPLDEVFENKEDIATAVRTELSDAMEDFGYDIRQTLITDIDPDAKVKQAMNEINTQERLRLAAAQKAEAEYILTVKAAEGEAESKRLQGVGIANQRKEIAQGLSSAVGDFQKEIPSVSPQTVMDLLMVTQHFDMLKDIGAHAGSKVVLIPYSPNAVGDLTDQMRNAIYVGNEMTGDEGPQGK; this is encoded by the coding sequence ATGGATTTCTTTTCCACAATTGGCACGTACGCATTCTGGCTCGTCGTACTGCTGATCCTTGTTCCCAGCACCATCTTCACGGTGCAGCAGCAAACCGCCGTCATTGTGCAGCGCTTCGGTAAGTTTACGCGTATCTACCGGGCCGGTCTTAACTTCAAGATCCCGCTGATCGAGCAGATCGCCGGCCGCGTGAACCTGCGTCTTCAACAGCTGGATGTAGAGATCGAAACCAAGACCAAGGACAACGTCTTCGTACGCATGACGGTTTCCGTCCAGTACCTGATCCGCGAGGATAAGGTTTTTGACGCCTTCTACCGTCTGCAGGATCCGCACACCCAGATCCGCTCCTTTGTCTTTGACGTGGTGCGCGCCAATGTGCCCAAGATGCCCCTCGATGAGGTCTTCGAAAATAAAGAAGACATCGCCACTGCCGTGCGCACCGAACTGTCGGACGCCATGGAAGACTTTGGCTACGACATTCGCCAGACCCTGATCACCGATATCGACCCGGATGCCAAGGTGAAGCAGGCCATGAACGAGATCAACACCCAGGAGCGCCTGCGCCTGGCCGCCGCCCAAAAGGCTGAGGCCGAATACATCCTGACGGTCAAAGCAGCTGAAGGTGAAGCCGAAAGCAAGCGTCTGCAGGGTGTGGGTATCGCTAACCAGCGTAAGGAGATCGCTCAAGGTCTGAGCAGCGCCGTTGGCGACTTCCAGAAGGAGATTCCCAGCGTCTCGCCGCAGACGGTAATGGACCTGCTGATGGTTACCCAGCACTTCGACATGCTCAAGGACATCGGCGCTCACGCGGGCAGCAAGGTGGTGCTGATCCCCTATAGCCCCAACGCCGTTGGCGACCTGACCGACCAGATGCGCAACGCGATCTACGTCGGCAACGAGATGACCGGGGACGAAGGCCCTCAGGGCAAGTAG
- a CDS encoding histidine phosphatase family protein, whose translation MYEFILLRHAESQGNLDKKHQGQAEFPLTELGRQQAAALGERWRSENVQFTRIFSSPLQRARQTAEIVNEALGAPLELEPMLAERHLGELTGLTHDIASQQVPPPPFLTPYEPYGNTGEGQWQLFLRAGQMLHHLLSQPRGKYLVVSHRGFLGMLMYAILGINPHANFQGPRFHFQNTGFARLTYDTHNHQWRLFAFNDLGHLGELPVSSLLVPVPAHNSK comes from the coding sequence ATGTATGAATTTATTTTGTTGCGGCATGCCGAATCGCAGGGCAATCTAGACAAGAAGCACCAGGGTCAGGCCGAGTTTCCGCTGACTGAACTCGGCCGCCAGCAGGCCGCCGCGCTCGGCGAGCGCTGGCGTTCCGAGAACGTGCAGTTCACGCGTATCTTCTCCAGCCCTTTGCAGCGCGCCCGCCAGACCGCCGAGATCGTGAACGAAGCGCTGGGCGCGCCCCTGGAGCTTGAGCCCATGCTGGCCGAGCGCCACCTGGGCGAGCTGACCGGCCTCACCCACGACATTGCCAGCCAGCAAGTGCCGCCGCCGCCCTTCCTCACTCCATATGAACCATACGGCAACACGGGCGAGGGGCAATGGCAGCTCTTTCTGCGGGCCGGCCAGATGCTGCACCATCTACTCAGCCAGCCGCGCGGCAAGTACCTGGTGGTTTCGCATCGCGGCTTCCTGGGCATGCTCATGTATGCCATTCTGGGCATCAACCCGCACGCCAATTTCCAGGGCCCGCGCTTCCATTTCCAGAATACTGGTTTTGCCCGTCTGACCTACGATACCCATAATCACCAGTGGCGGCTCTTCGCCTTCAATGATCTAGGCCACCTTGGGGAGCTGCCGGTTAGTTCACTGCTGGTACCGGTGCCAGCTCACAACAGCAAGTAG
- the gcvPB gene encoding aminomethyl-transferring glycine dehydrogenase subunit GcvPB produces the protein MSEPLIYDLGAPGRTGVQMPVPDVPLADLPSGLVRGDLPLPELGELEALRHFTRLSQLNHSILTGFYPLGSCTMKYNPIINEETARLGGFAHAHPLQPAEMMQGSLAIMYHLQEWLKEIGGFAAASLQPAAGAQGELAGVLMIRAYHASRGDTKRNKVLIPDSAHGTNPATSAMSGYRVVEIPSDARGNIDLAALKAECDDTLAALMLTNPNTLGLFEEQVKEAIEAVHAAGGLVYGDGANMNALLGIARPGDLGVDVLHYNLHKTFTTPHGGGGPGSGPVGVAAHLADFLPGPIVGIEEEGTEEIGPVYGWHQPPKSIGRLKAFHGQFGMHVRAFTYILMQGAEGLRSVAEHAVLNGNYLRVKLQGAYKVPYDRVCMHEVVLEGRWADASDVHALDIAKRLMDFGFHPPTNYFPLIVREALMIEPTETESKEVLDAFVDAMLKIAEEAHTTPEVLQQAPHTTKYGRMDEVKAARQLVLCCEIPREA, from the coding sequence ATGTCTGAGCCATTAATCTACGACCTGGGCGCGCCCGGCCGCACCGGCGTGCAGATGCCTGTTCCGGATGTCCCTTTAGCGGACTTGCCGAGTGGCCTTGTACGTGGTGACCTCCCTCTTCCGGAACTAGGCGAGCTGGAGGCGCTGCGCCACTTTACGCGCCTCTCGCAGCTCAATCACAGCATCCTCACCGGCTTCTATCCGCTGGGCTCGTGCACGATGAAGTACAACCCCATCATCAACGAGGAAACCGCGCGCCTGGGCGGCTTTGCGCACGCCCACCCGCTGCAACCGGCCGAGATGATGCAGGGCAGCCTGGCCATCATGTATCACCTGCAGGAATGGCTGAAGGAGATCGGCGGCTTTGCCGCCGCATCCCTGCAGCCGGCCGCCGGCGCCCAAGGCGAACTGGCCGGCGTGCTGATGATCCGCGCCTACCATGCCAGCCGCGGCGACACAAAGCGCAACAAGGTGCTGATCCCTGACTCGGCGCACGGCACCAACCCCGCCACCAGCGCCATGTCCGGCTACCGCGTGGTCGAGATCCCATCGGACGCGCGCGGCAACATTGACCTCGCCGCCCTCAAAGCGGAATGCGATGACACGCTGGCGGCGCTGATGCTGACCAATCCCAACACCCTGGGCCTGTTCGAAGAACAGGTGAAGGAGGCCATCGAGGCGGTGCACGCCGCCGGCGGCCTGGTGTACGGCGACGGCGCCAACATGAACGCCTTGCTGGGCATTGCCCGCCCGGGCGATCTGGGCGTGGATGTGCTGCACTACAACCTGCACAAGACCTTCACTACGCCACACGGCGGCGGCGGGCCTGGCTCCGGCCCGGTAGGCGTAGCCGCCCACCTGGCTGACTTTCTGCCCGGCCCCATCGTGGGCATTGAGGAAGAGGGCACGGAGGAAATTGGCCCGGTCTACGGCTGGCACCAGCCGCCCAAGAGCATCGGCCGCCTGAAGGCGTTCCACGGCCAGTTTGGCATGCATGTACGCGCCTTCACTTACATCTTGATGCAAGGCGCCGAAGGCCTGCGCTCGGTGGCCGAGCACGCCGTGCTCAACGGCAACTACCTGCGGGTCAAGCTGCAGGGCGCCTACAAAGTGCCTTACGACCGCGTATGCATGCATGAGGTGGTGCTGGAGGGCCGCTGGGCCGACGCGTCGGATGTGCACGCGCTGGACATTGCCAAACGCCTGATGGACTTTGGCTTTCACCCGCCCACCAACTACTTCCCGCTGATCGTGCGCGAAGCGCTGATGATCGAGCCCACCGAGACGGAGAGCAAGGAAGTGCTGGACGCGTTTGTGGACGCCATGCTCAAGATCGCTGAGGAAGCCCACACCACGCCCGAGGTGCTGCAGCAGGCGCCGCACACGACGAAGTACGGCCGCATGGACGAGGTCAAAGCGGCGCGGCAGTTGGTGTTGTGTTGTGAGATTCCGCGGGAGGCTTAA
- a CDS encoding class I SAM-dependent methyltransferase: protein MSDELFAQQLAYYNARAQEYDESVQQTGRYTGPGIPEVDTEWQYIARRLHEVPQVHHTLELACGTGLWTQELLDISEHITAVDGAPEMLATNKAKLKNPRVRYQQADLFAWQPVGVYDLVFFAFWISHVPPERLAAFIQQAAAAVKPGGRIFIADEPGGGRQLSGPVENEMEQTRTLHNGHTYRIVKVYHAPEGLQTQLQALGFTDVDLWVGDYFFWLTAVKQ from the coding sequence ATGTCCGATGAGCTTTTTGCCCAACAGTTGGCCTACTACAACGCCCGCGCCCAGGAGTACGACGAATCAGTGCAGCAAACCGGGCGCTACACCGGCCCCGGCATCCCCGAAGTGGACACCGAATGGCAGTACATTGCCCGCCGCCTGCATGAAGTGCCGCAGGTGCATCACACCCTGGAGCTGGCCTGCGGCACGGGCTTGTGGACGCAGGAGCTGCTCGACATCTCGGAGCACATCACTGCCGTAGACGGCGCGCCGGAGATGCTGGCCACCAACAAGGCCAAGCTCAAGAACCCGCGTGTGCGCTACCAGCAAGCCGACCTGTTCGCTTGGCAACCTGTGGGCGTTTATGATCTTGTATTCTTCGCGTTCTGGATTTCGCACGTGCCGCCAGAGCGGCTTGCCGCCTTCATCCAGCAGGCCGCCGCGGCCGTGAAGCCCGGCGGGCGAATCTTCATCGCCGATGAACCGGGCGGCGGCAGGCAGCTCTCTGGCCCGGTTGAAAATGAGATGGAACAAACCCGCACCCTGCACAACGGACATACCTATCGCATCGTCAAGGTCTATCACGCGCCCGAAGGTCTGCAGACGCAACTGCAAGCTCTGGGCTTCACTGATGTCGATTTGTGGGTGGGCGACTATTTCTTCTGGCTGACAGCGGTCAAGCAATAG
- a CDS encoding DUF4870 domain-containing protein translates to MAQGTVTDNDKLLALLAYVFSPLVPIILLLMEDKKNRPFIKQHNAQALVWGVLSIVLGYGLGSIMCGLPGLVMWVVAIYWGIQAYNGKDVVIPVITDFVKNQGWA, encoded by the coding sequence ATGGCTCAAGGTACTGTAACGGATAACGACAAGCTGTTGGCTTTACTGGCCTATGTATTTAGCCCACTGGTGCCCATCATCCTGTTGCTGATGGAGGACAAGAAGAACCGTCCATTCATCAAGCAGCACAACGCGCAGGCGCTGGTATGGGGCGTGCTGAGCATTGTGCTCGGATATGGCCTTGGCTCCATCATGTGCGGCCTGCCTGGCCTGGTTATGTGGGTAGTTGCCATTTACTGGGGTATCCAGGCATACAATGGCAAGGATGTGGTTATCCCGGTCATCACTGATTTCGTGAAGAACCAGGGCTGGGCCTAA
- a CDS encoding aquaporin: MKTRVWLAEFIGTAALIFVGAGAGALGIGGLVGVALAHGLVLVGLAYTYGSVSGTHINPAVTLAVTLAGKLKWAQAVRYWLAQMLGGALGAGLLYVALGGASSGLGATLPAGGVTVVQALVVEAVLTFLLASVVLRTAVQKDGTPFAGVAIGLTLAALILMGGPLTGASLNPARSFGPALFTGNLASLWIYIVGPFAGAALAAWSQRFLK, translated from the coding sequence ATGAAAACAAGAGTTTGGCTCGCTGAATTCATTGGCACCGCTGCACTTATCTTTGTCGGCGCCGGCGCGGGTGCGCTTGGTATTGGCGGCCTGGTGGGCGTGGCCTTGGCGCACGGTCTCGTGCTGGTGGGCCTCGCCTACACCTATGGCAGTGTATCGGGTACGCACATCAACCCGGCCGTCACCCTGGCCGTCACCCTGGCTGGCAAGCTCAAGTGGGCGCAGGCCGTCCGCTACTGGCTGGCCCAGATGCTGGGCGGCGCGCTGGGCGCCGGCCTGCTGTACGTCGCCCTCGGCGGCGCCAGCAGCGGCCTGGGCGCCACGCTGCCGGCCGGCGGCGTGACCGTCGTGCAGGCCCTCGTGGTGGAAGCGGTGCTGACCTTCCTGCTCGCCAGTGTCGTGCTGCGCACGGCAGTGCAGAAGGACGGCACTCCGTTCGCCGGCGTCGCCATCGGTCTCACGCTGGCCGCGCTCATTCTGATGGGCGGGCCGCTAACAGGCGCCTCGCTCAACCCGGCCCGCAGCTTTGGTCCGGCGCTGTTCACCGGTAACCTGGCTTCGCTATGGATCTATATCGTTGGCCCGTTTGCAGGCGCAGCGCTGGCCGCTTGGTCGCAGCGCTTTCTCAAGTAG
- the gcvH gene encoding glycine cleavage system protein GcvH, whose translation MKYPSDVKYTKNDEWVRVEGDSAVVGISDYAQDQLSDIVYVDFSAAPGANVAQGATFASVESVKAAADIYMPVDGEVIEVNSGLAQKPEAINSDPYGEAWLAKIKLTNPAQLDALLDAAAYEAYCKERSA comes from the coding sequence ATGAAATATCCGAGCGATGTGAAGTACACCAAGAACGACGAATGGGTCCGCGTGGAGGGCGACAGCGCCGTTGTGGGCATCAGCGATTACGCCCAGGACCAGCTTTCTGATATTGTGTACGTTGACTTCAGCGCGGCGCCCGGCGCAAACGTGGCGCAGGGCGCCACGTTTGCCAGCGTGGAGTCCGTGAAGGCCGCGGCAGACATCTACATGCCGGTGGACGGCGAAGTGATCGAGGTCAACAGCGGCCTGGCGCAAAAGCCCGAGGCGATCAACAGCGACCCGTATGGCGAAGCCTGGCTGGCCAAGATCAAGCTGACCAACCCGGCCCAGCTTGATGCGTTGCTGGATGCGGCGGCCTATGAAGCCTACTGCAAGGAGCGTTCGGCGTGA
- a CDS encoding winged helix-turn-helix transcriptional regulator, whose protein sequence is MPEKKTAPSEVLETIPMVMRIIRRNFRARRDPDLTLPEFRALAYINRNAGCGLTELAEFVGVEAPAASKLVESLVQRGLAKREAHAGDRRRVQLSVLPKGQKSIHTVREHTREFLAEQLAHLSQKEQDAVISAMQILKDAFGSLPSGQLSESKKE, encoded by the coding sequence ATGCCCGAGAAGAAGACCGCCCCCAGCGAAGTACTTGAAACCATCCCGATGGTGATGCGCATCATCCGGCGCAATTTCCGCGCCCGGCGTGACCCCGATCTGACCCTGCCGGAGTTCCGCGCCCTGGCCTATATCAACCGCAACGCCGGTTGCGGGCTGACCGAACTGGCCGAGTTCGTAGGCGTGGAGGCCCCCGCGGCTTCAAAACTGGTGGAGAGCCTGGTGCAGCGCGGGCTGGCCAAGCGTGAAGCACATGCCGGCGACCGCCGGCGTGTGCAATTGAGCGTGCTGCCCAAGGGGCAGAAGAGCATCCACACCGTGCGCGAGCATACGCGTGAATTTTTGGCAGAGCAACTGGCCCACCTGAGCCAGAAAGAGCAGGACGCCGTGATCAGCGCCATGCAGATCCTGAAGGACGCGTTCGGCAGCCTACCCTCCGGGCAGCTCTCGGAATCAAAGAAGGAGTAG
- the gcvPA gene encoding aminomethyl-transferring glycine dehydrogenase subunit GcvPA — protein sequence MLEAIGVKSIADLFAAVPQKFRFPKLNLPAPLTEMEALGELKGIADANESADDLVSFLGAGAYHHYIPAGVDSILRRGEYYTAYTPYQPEISQGTLQAIFEYQSLIVALTGMEVSNASHYDGATALAEAVNMSRAIHRGARNKIILSPGIHPQYRAVVHTYEDGGDLQFVGEDLDLSAGPDALIDMIDEQTGLVCVAYPDFFGRVYDYTKLAEAAHAKGALLAVSVNPTALGLLKPPGEMGADIVTGEGQPLGIPLSFGGPYLGILTTRNQYVRQIAGRLVGETVDSRGQRGFVLTLSTREQHIKREKASSNICTNQGLMMLAATTYMSLLGKSGLRQVAESCYHKAHYAAAEISKLKGFGLKFKDAFFHEFVTQSPIPAAELNLRLLERGIIGGYDLGNDYPALADCSLLAVTELNSKEEIDYLVQTLAEVAHV from the coding sequence ATGCTGGAGGCGATCGGCGTCAAGAGCATTGCCGATCTCTTCGCCGCGGTTCCGCAAAAGTTCCGTTTCCCGAAACTCAACCTGCCCGCCCCGCTCACTGAGATGGAAGCGCTGGGCGAGCTCAAAGGCATCGCGGATGCCAATGAGAGCGCGGATGACCTGGTGAGCTTCCTGGGCGCGGGCGCGTACCATCACTACATCCCCGCCGGCGTCGACAGCATCTTGCGCCGCGGCGAGTACTACACGGCCTACACGCCGTACCAGCCGGAGATCTCGCAGGGCACGCTGCAGGCCATCTTCGAATATCAGAGCCTGATCGTTGCGCTGACCGGCATGGAAGTCAGTAACGCCTCGCACTACGATGGGGCTACCGCGCTGGCCGAAGCGGTCAACATGAGCCGCGCCATCCACCGCGGGGCGCGCAACAAGATCATCCTCTCGCCCGGCATCCACCCGCAGTACCGCGCCGTAGTGCACACCTACGAGGACGGCGGCGACCTGCAGTTCGTGGGAGAAGACCTGGACCTGAGCGCCGGCCCCGACGCGCTCATCGACATGATCGATGAGCAGACCGGGCTGGTGTGCGTGGCCTATCCCGATTTCTTTGGCCGGGTATACGATTACACCAAGCTGGCCGAGGCCGCTCACGCCAAGGGCGCCCTACTGGCGGTCTCCGTGAACCCCACCGCGCTCGGGCTGCTTAAACCGCCCGGCGAGATGGGCGCGGACATCGTCACCGGCGAGGGCCAGCCGCTGGGTATCCCGCTCTCGTTCGGCGGGCCGTACCTCGGCATCCTCACCACCCGCAACCAATACGTGCGCCAGATCGCCGGCCGCCTGGTGGGCGAAACGGTAGACAGCCGCGGCCAACGCGGCTTCGTACTGACGCTGAGCACCCGCGAGCAGCACATCAAGCGCGAGAAGGCCAGCTCCAACATCTGCACCAACCAAGGGCTGATGATGCTGGCGGCCACGACCTACATGAGCCTGCTGGGCAAGAGCGGCCTGCGCCAAGTGGCCGAGAGCTGCTATCACAAAGCGCACTATGCCGCGGCCGAGATCAGCAAGCTCAAGGGCTTTGGCCTCAAGTTCAAGGATGCGTTCTTCCATGAGTTCGTGACGCAGAGCCCCATCCCAGCTGCCGAGCTCAACCTGCGCCTGCTGGAGCGCGGCATCATCGGCGGCTACGACCTGGGCAACGATTACCCGGCCCTGGCGGACTGCAGCCTGCTGGCCGTAACTGAGCTGAACAGCAAGGAAGAAATCGACTACCTTGTACAAACCCTGGCGGAGGTGGCGCATGTCTGA